The following are from one region of the Synergistaceae bacterium genome:
- a CDS encoding FAD-dependent oxidoreductase, with amino-acid sequence MLKNLFSPFVIKGKTMKNRLAVSPMVTNYCNEDGTCTEMFSAYHEAKAKGGFGMIITEDFAVRPRGKGFKHLPGLWNDEQIPGFKEFTKRIHKHDTVLIAQIYHAGRQSSKMVLGEAPEAPSAIPCPFSPDMPEELSIEEIKKIITEFGDCARRAEKAGFDGIEVHGAHGYLISQFMSSYTNKRTDEYGGSLQNRIRFAVQIVKDIRSKVSKDFIVGYRISADEYVTGGRNIGDTMTIVPFLEEAGIDYIHVSAGVYRSFDDIIPSQYRGHSWNTTAAVEVKKITKLPVISVGRINDPRLAETVIASGKADIVAMGRQSLTDPETPNKAKEGRFDEIRNCIACHHGCVKNLLNNVPIQCILNPTLGRESEVSLEKTAAPKNIMVIGSGPAGLEAAITAASRGHRVKVFEKNRWAGGQFRIGAVPPGKGEMINYINWQLNELEKLNVPVLMETEVTPELVKKENPDVIFAATGADPIIPNIPGINRPNAVTAHDVLSGKVNTGNSVVVVGGGCVGAETANQLANYLKGVTIIEMLDAIAGDEIVVPRWDLLEDLEKNKVRICTKTTVDEITDAGVKVSGAVNEVIPCDTVVIAVGAKPVLGLADALKKDGFDIRVIGGAAKVGLGGEAIMEGFEVGRTI; translated from the coding sequence ATGTTGAAAAATCTTTTCAGCCCTTTCGTCATCAAAGGAAAGACCATGAAAAACCGCCTGGCGGTATCTCCAATGGTGACAAACTACTGCAACGAGGACGGAACATGTACAGAAATGTTTTCGGCATATCACGAAGCAAAAGCCAAGGGCGGCTTTGGAATGATAATTACGGAAGATTTTGCTGTAAGGCCTAGGGGGAAGGGATTCAAACATCTGCCCGGACTGTGGAATGATGAGCAGATCCCGGGATTTAAGGAATTTACGAAAAGGATCCACAAGCATGATACTGTTTTGATCGCGCAGATATACCACGCCGGCAGGCAGTCCAGCAAAATGGTACTTGGCGAGGCACCTGAGGCCCCTTCTGCAATTCCCTGCCCATTCAGCCCGGACATGCCGGAAGAGTTGAGCATTGAGGAAATCAAAAAAATCATCACAGAGTTTGGTGATTGTGCGCGCAGAGCCGAGAAAGCAGGGTTTGACGGCATAGAGGTCCACGGCGCCCATGGATATCTGATCTCCCAGTTCATGTCCTCCTATACCAACAAACGTACCGACGAGTACGGAGGATCTCTCCAGAATCGTATCCGTTTTGCCGTACAGATCGTGAAAGATATTCGCTCGAAGGTCAGCAAGGATTTTATCGTCGGTTACCGTATATCTGCAGATGAATATGTTACCGGAGGCAGAAATATCGGTGATACGATGACTATAGTCCCTTTTCTTGAGGAGGCCGGAATTGACTATATCCATGTTTCTGCGGGTGTTTACCGTTCCTTTGATGACATCATACCCTCGCAGTACCGCGGCCACTCATGGAATACCACTGCTGCGGTAGAGGTAAAAAAGATAACCAAACTTCCTGTGATCTCTGTTGGAAGGATCAACGACCCCAGGCTGGCAGAAACGGTCATTGCCTCCGGAAAAGCAGATATAGTTGCAATGGGACGACAGTCACTTACCGATCCTGAGACACCCAACAAGGCAAAAGAGGGCCGCTTCGATGAGATCCGCAATTGTATCGCATGCCATCACGGATGCGTTAAAAACCTGCTAAACAATGTCCCGATCCAGTGTATCCTGAATCCGACACTGGGCAGGGAAAGCGAAGTCTCTCTTGAAAAGACAGCGGCACCCAAAAATATAATGGTCATAGGTTCAGGTCCTGCAGGACTTGAGGCAGCTATCACAGCGGCCTCGCGCGGACACAGGGTAAAGGTTTTCGAGAAAAACCGCTGGGCAGGCGGCCAGTTCCGCATCGGTGCTGTACCACCCGGAAAAGGTGAAATGATCAACTATATCAACTGGCAGTTAAACGAGCTCGAAAAACTGAACGTGCCCGTCCTGATGGAGACGGAAGTCACCCCGGAACTTGTGAAAAAGGAAAATCCGGATGTCATTTTCGCCGCCACGGGAGCTGATCCCATCATCCCAAACATACCGGGGATCAACAGGCCAAACGCAGTAACCGCTCATGATGTTCTTTCAGGAAAGGTCAACACAGGCAACAGCGTTGTTGTTGTGGGTGGCGGATGTGTAGGAGCTGAAACTGCCAACCAGCTTGCAAACTACTTAAAAGGCGTCACTATCATCGAAATGCTGGACGCGATCGCAGGTGATGAAATAGTGGTCCCGCGCTGGGATCTTCTGGAAGATCTTGAAAAGAACAAAGTAAGGATCTGCACAAAGACCACGGTCGACGAGATCACAGATGCAGGAGTGAAGGTGTCCGGCGCAGTAAATGAAGTGATCCCATGCGACACAGTTGTCATTGCTGTTGGGGCAAAACCGGTGCTGGGCCTTGCAGATGCACTGAAAAAAGACGGTTTTGACATCCGCGTCATTGGAGGCGCTGCAAAAGTCGGTCTGGGCGGAGAAGCCATAATGGAAGGCTTTGAGGTCGGAAGGACCATCTAG